DNA sequence from the Thiosulfativibrio zosterae genome:
TGCGGGTAAAACAACAACAACTGAGCGTATTTTGTATTACACCGGTGTTTCTCATAAAATTGGTGAGGTTCATGACGGTGGCGCAACCATGGACTGGATGGAGCAAGAGCAAGAACGTGGTATTACCATTACTTCTGCAGCGACAACAGCGCATTGGAGCGGGATGGCTAAGCAATATGCACAGCACCGTATTAACATTATCGATACGCCAGGTCACGTTGACTTTACAATCGAAGTAGAGCGTTCATTGCGTGTTTTAGATGGTGCGGTTACTTGTTTCTGTTCAGTTTCTGGTGTAGAGCCTCAGTCTGAAACAGTGTGGCGCCAAGCGGATAAGTATGGCGTTCCTCGTATGGGCTTTGTTAATAAAATGGACAGAGCTGGAGCTAATTTCTTGAATGTTAACCAGATGGTTATCGATCGTCTAGGTGCAAAACCTGTGCCTATGCAGTTACCAATTGGTGCAGAAGAAACTTTCCGTGGTGTAGTTGACTTGGTTAAGATGCAAGCAATCTACTGGGAAGAAGAGAATATGGGTATGCAGTACCGATATGAAGACATTCCTGCAGACATGATTAAATTGTGTCAAGAATGGCGCGAAAAAATGGTGGAGTCTGCCGCCGAAGCATCTGAAGAATTAATGGATAAATATCTTGAAGAAGGTGATTTGTCAGAAGCTGAAATTAAAGAAGGTATTCGTAAGCGTTGTATCGCAGTTGAAATCGTACCTATGTTCTGTGGTTCTGCCTTTAAAAATAAAGGTGTTCAAACTTTACTTGATGGTGTTATTGATTACTTGCCTGCGCCAATTGATGTTCCTGCGATTAAAGGTGAGCTTGAAGATGGTACACCAGCAGAGCGTCATTCGACTGATGACGAGCCTTTTGCAGCACTTGCATTCAAAATCATGACAGATCCTTATGTTGGGACGCTTACATTTATGCGTGTTTACTCTGGTTTCTTGGCAGCAGGAAGTCCAGTGTATAACTCGGTTAAGCAGAAGCGTGAACGCGTAGGTCGTATGTTGCAAATGCATGCAAACTCTCGTGAAGAGATTAAAGAAGTGCGTGCAGGTGAGATTGCTTGTGCCGTTGGTCTTAAAGATACAACGACTGGTGATACTTTGTGTGATCCAGACAATAGAATTATTCTTGAGCGTATGGATTTCCCAGAGCCAGTAATTTCGATTGCAATTGAGCCTAAAACCAAAGCTGACCAAGAAAAAATGGGTATTGCTTTAGGTAAATTGGCAGCTGAGGATCCTTCTTTCCGTGTACATACGGATGAAGAAACAGGCGAAACGATTATTTCTGGTATGGGTGAATTGCATTTAGACATCATCGTTGATCGTATGAAGCGCGAATTTAGTGTTGAGGCAAATATTGGTGCGCCTCAAGTTTCTTACCGTGAAACTATTCGCACTGCTGTTGAAGCTGAAGGTAAATTTGTTCGTCAGTCTGGTGGTCGTGGTCAGTATGGGCATGTTGTATTCAAAATGTTCCCACAAGAACCTGGTACTGGCTTTGAATTCGTCAATAGCACAGTAGGTGGTTCTGTTCCGCGTGAATACATCAGTGCGGTTGAGAAAGGTGCAAAAGCTCAATTGGAAAACGGTGTAATTGCTGGCTTCCCAATGGTTGATGTTAAAGTTGAATTGATTGATGGTTCATACCATGATGTTGACTCAAACGAAATGGCGTTCAGTGTTGCTGCTGGTATGGGTGTTAAAGCCGGTGCTGCAAAAGCAAATCCTGTAATTCTTGAGCCAATCATGGCTGTAGAAGTAACAACGCCTGAAGAGTATATGGGTGACATCATTGGTGACCTTAACCGTCGTCGCGGCTTAGTATTGGCTATGGATGACATTCCGACTGGAAAGTCAGTAAAAGCTGAGGTACCACTTTCAGAGATGTTTGGTTATTCTAACCAAATGCGTTCTTTGACTCAGGGTCGCGCTAACTACAGCATGGAGTTCAAGAAATACAATGACGCTCCTCGTAACATTCAAGAAGAAATTATCGCAAAGTCGAAAAAAGGTTCTTAATTAAACTTTAGCCCCGTTGGCGGGGCTTCTAATAAGGTAGATAAAAATGGCAAAAGCAAAGTTTGAACGCTCAAAACCGCACGTAAACGTTGGAACTATCGGTCACGTAGACCATGGTAAGACCACATTAACAGCGGCATTAACAATTGTACAAGCACGTAAATTTGGTGGAGAAGTTAAAGACTACGGTCAAATTGACAACGCACCAGAAGAAAGAGAGCGTGGAATCACCATCTCTACATCACACGTAGAATACGAATCAGAAGCCCGTCACTACGCACACGTAGACTGCCCAGGCCACGCTGACTATGTTAAAAACATGATCACTGGTGCTGCACAGATGGACGGCGCAATCCTAGTATGTTCAGCAGCTGACGGCCCAATGCCACAGACTCGTGAACACATCCTATTATCACGTCAAGTAGGTGTACCATACATTGTAGTATTCCTAAACAAAGCAGACATGGTAGACGACGAAGAGTTAATGGAACTAGTAGAAATGGAAATCCGCGAACTACTAGACATGTACGACTTCCCAGGTGATGACACACCAGTAATCATGGGTTCTGCACTAAAAGCAATCGAAGGTGACCAATCAGAAATCGGTGAACCAGCAATTGCGCGTTTAGTAGAAGCACTAGATACCTACATCCCAACACCAACTCGTGAAACAGACAAGCCATTCTTAATGCCAGTAGAAGACATCTTCTCAATCCAAGGCCGTGGAACAGTAGCAACTGGACGTATCGAAACTGGTGTGATCAAAGTAGGTGAAACAGTACAAATTATCGGTATTCGCCCAACCACTGAAACAACAGTAACTGGTGTAGAAATGTTCCGTAAACTACTAGACCAAGGTGAAGCGGGTGACAACGTAGGTATCCTATTACGTGGAACCAAGCGTGAAGACATCGAACGTGGTCAAGTATTGGCACACAAAGGCACAGTAACTCCACACACCAAGTTCGAAGCAGAAGTTTACGTACTAGGTAAAGATGAAGGTGGTCGTCATACACCATTCTTCAACGGCTATCGTCCACAGTTCTATTTCCGTACCACTGACGTAACTGGCGCATGTCAATTACCAGCGGGTGTTGAAATGGTAATGCCAGGTGATAACGTACAGATGACTGTAGAGTTGATCAACCCAATCGCCATGTCAGAAGGTCTACGTTTCGCAATCCGCGAAGGTGGTCGTACTGTAGGTGCGGGTGTTGTTGCTAAAATTCTTGCTTAATATTTAGTTAAGTACAGCGTTTTGTAAAAAGAGAGCTTCGGCTCTCTTTTTTTATTTTAAATTAATAAGTTGCAGTTTAAAAAAGAAGTCAGTATAATCCGCTTCTTTAGTTTGTGGGTGCTTTCAGTGCATCTGCTTTTCTATATCTTAAAATAACGAGAATGAAATTATGGCGACTCAGAATATTCGTATTCGCTTGAAAGCGTTTGATCATAGATTGATTGATCAATCTGCTAAAGAAATTACTGAGACAGCAAAAAGAACTGGTGCACAAGTCCGTGGTCCAATTCCTATGCCTACTCGTAAAGAGCGTTTTACAATTTTGGTTTCACCGCATGTTAACAAAGATGCGCGTGACCAATATGAGCTTCGTACTCACAAAAGAATGCTAGATATCGTTGATCCTACAGATAAAACTGTAGATGCATTGATGAAATTAGATCTTGCTGCGGGTGTGGATGTTCAACTAGAGTTACGTTAATTCGTAACAAGTGCTAGCTATCAATCGTAATAGCTAGGTTTAATAATAATGAGGTGTATTATGAGTATTGGTGTCATTGGGCATAAGATTGGTATGACTCGTATTTTTGATGAATCAGGTGTTTCTACGCCTGTTACAGTCATCGAAGTTCAGCCAAATAGAATTACTCAATTAAAAACTGCTTCAATTGATGGCTATTCTGCAGTCCAGGTTACTTTAGGTAAAAAGCACGCTGGTCGTGTTTCTAAGCCTGAAGCCGGTCACTTTGCAAAAGCTGGTGTTGAAGCAGGCGTTGGTTTGTGGGAATTTCGTGTAGATTCTGACACAGATCTAGCTGGTTTAGAATTGGGTGGAGAGATTACTGTTGCACAACTTTCAGATTTGAATGTAGTTGATGTGACTGGTGTTACGAAAGGTAAGGGTTTCCAGGGTGGAGTTAAGCGTCATAATTTCAGAACGCAAGACATGACTCACGGTAACTCTGTTTCTCACAGAGCACCTGGTTCTATCGGTCAAAACCAAACCCCTGGTCGTGTATTTAAGGGTAAGAAAATGGCGGGGCACATGGGTGCAGTTCGTCAGACTACTCAAAACCTTGGCTTAGTCAAAGTAGATGTTGAAAACAATCTTTTATTGATTAAAGGTGCAGTTCCTGGTGCTAAAGGTAGCACTGTTATTGTACGTAAGACAGTCAAGTAAGGCGGGTGTCATGGAATTTAAATTAATTGAATTAACAACTGGTAAAGAATCAGGTTCTGTATCAGTTGCAGAAAATGTATTTGGCGTTGAGTTTAACGAGTCATTGGTTCATCAAGTAGTTACTGCTTACATGAATGGTGCTCGTTCTGGAACTAAAGGCCAAAAAAATAGAGCAGCAGTCAGCGGTGGTGGTGCAAAGCCTTGGAATCAAAAAGGTTCTGGACGCGCTCGTGCCGGTACTTCTCGTAGTCCAATTTGGGTTGGTGGTGGTCGTGCATTTGCTGGTCACAATAGAGATTTTTCTCAAAAAGTAAATCGTAAAATGTACCGTGGTGCAATGCGTTCAATTATTTCTGAGCTTGGTCGTACTGGTCGTTTGGTGATTGTTGATGAGTTTAAGATTGATGCGCCTAAGACTAAAGAATTTAAAGCAAAATTAGCAAACCTTAGCATTGAAGATGTTTTAGTTGTTACTGAAGGTTTTGATGAGTATTTATACTTGTCAGCTCGTAATTTATATCATGCAGATGTGTGTGATGTTGCGTCTTTAGATCCAGTAAGTTTGATTGGCTTTAAGAATGTCATTATGACTCAAGGTGCTGTTAGACAGCTTGAGGAGAGCTTAGCATGAAGCAAGAACGTTTATTAAAAGTATTGTTGGCTCCACATATTTCTGAGAAGTCAGCTTATGCAGCTGAAGCTAATCAGTACGTATTTAAAGTCGAGCCTACTGCAACTAAGCCAGAAGTAAAGGCAGCGGTAGAGTCACTTTTTAATGTAAAAGTACAGTCAGTAAACATGATTAACTTAAAGGGCAAAACAAAAGTCTTTAAGGGTCGTGTTGGTAAACGCAATGGTGTGCGTAAGGCAATCGTTCGTTTGGTAGAAGGTCAAGAAATTGACTTTTCTGGCGCGGAATAAGGAGTCTTCTGATGGCAATTATTAAAAAATCAAAGCCAACCTCTCCAGGTCGTCGCTTTGTTGTTCAGATTGTTGAACCAACATTGCACAAAGGCAAACCACATGCAGCTTTATTAGAAAAAAAATCTAAGAAAGGTGGTCGTAATTCAAATGGTCGTATTACTGTTCGTCACCAAGGTGGTGGTCATAAGCAACATTACCGTTTAGTAGATTTTAAACGTGATAAAGATGGTATTCCAGCAACTGTTGAGCGTTTAGAGTACGATCCAAACCGTACAGCTCATATTGCTTTAATTAAGTATGCAGATGGACACCGTGCCTATATCCTAGCACCTAAAAATGTTACAGCAGGCGATGTTATTGAGTCTGGTGCGCATGTGTCTATTAAGCCAGGAAATTGTTTACCTTTAAGAAACATCCCGGTTGGTACAGTTGTGCATGCATTGGAAATGCGTCCAGGAAAGGGTGCACAGATTGCACGTAGTGCTGGTGCGGCAGTTCAAATTGCAGGTCGTGATGGTGCTTATGTTTTAGTAAAACTTCGTTCTGGTGAAATGCGTAAGATTCTTTCTGAATGTCGCGCAACTATCGGTGAAGTGGGTAATTCAGAACACAGTCTTCGTAAGCTAGGTAAGGCCGGTGCTTCTCGTTGGAGAGGTGTTAGACCTACTGTTCGTGGTGTTGCGATGAACCCTGTTGACCATCCGCACGGTGGTGGTGAAGGTCGTTCTTCCGGTGGTCGTCACCCTGTCAGTCCATGGGGTGTTCCAACTAAAGGTAAGAAGACTCGTAGTAATAAGCGTACTGATAAAATGATCGTACGTCGTAGAAACAGTAAGTAAGGAAGGATTCATGCCACGTTCAGTTAAAAAAGGTCCTTTTGTAGATCATCACCTTTATAAAAAGGTGATGGAGGCACAAGAATCTGGTAATAAGCGTCCAATTAAAACTTGGTCAAGAAGATCGGTGATTTTACCCGATATGATTGGTTTAACTCTTGCCGTTCATAACGGTAAAGAACATATCCCAGTATTTGTATCAGAAAATATGGTTGGCCATAAATTAGGTGAGTTCTCTATGACTAGAACTTTCCGTGGTCATGCTGCTGATAAAAAAGCTAAGCGATAGGAGAATAATCATGCAAGTCAGTGCAACACATAAATTTGCTCGTATCTCTCCTCAAAAAGCTCGTTTAGTAGCAGATATGATTAGAGGGAAAGATGTCGAGTCAGCCGTCAATATTCTAACTTTTAGCAATAAAAAAGCAGCTGAGTTAATTAAGAAAGTACTTAATTCAGCCATTGCAAATGCTGAGAATAATGAAGGTGCAGATATCGATGAACTAAAAGTAACTGCAACCTTTATCAATGAAGGTCCAATTATGAAGCGTATGCGTGCGAGAGCAAAGGGTCGTGGAAACCGTATCCAAAAGCGTATTAGTCATATTACAGTTACTGTTGGCGATAAGTAAGGAGAACCAGAATGGGTCAAAAAGTACATCCAGTAGGTATTCGTTTAGGAATTACCAAGGATTGGAACGCTCGCTGGTATGCGGATAGTAAGCACTATTCGGATTTCCTTGTAAGCGATGTCGAAATCAGAAAGATTTTAAATGAAAAATTATCACATGCTTCAATCAGTAAGATTCACATTGAGCGTGTTGCTAATGGAGTGCGTGTAACACTTCATACTGCGCGTCCAGGTGTTGTTATTGGTAAAAAAGGTGAAGATATTGAGAAAATCAAACAGTTGTTAATGGCTAAGACTGGCCTACCTGTCAATATCAATATCGAAGAAATTAAAAAGCCTGAGTTGGATGCTAAATTGGTTGCTGAGAGTATTGCTCAGCAACTAGAAAAACGTATCCAGTTTAGACGTGCAATGAAGCGTGCTGTTGGCAATGCTATGCGTATTGGTGCTGGTGGAATCAAAGTGAACATTTCTGGCCGTTTAAACGGTGCTGAAATTGCTCGTGCTGAATGGTATCGTGAAGGTCGTGTGCCTCTACATACTTTCCGTGCTGATATTGATTATGCGACTTTTGAAGCAGATACAACCTACGGGAAAATTGGTGTTAAAGTTTGGATCTTTAAAGGTGAAAAGCTTGGTAAATTTTCTCTAGATAACGAAAAGCAAGCTACTGCCAAAAAAGGCCGCAACTAAAAGGATACTAAATTATGTTATTACCTAAACGTACAAAGTTTAGAAAAGTTCATAAAGGGCGTAACCGTGGTTTGGCTTTAGTTGGTAATAAAGTAAGCTTCGGTGAGTTCGGCTTAAAAGCTGTTGAGCGTGGCCGTATGACATCAAGACAAATTGAAGCCGGTCGTCGTGTTATGACTCGTAAAGTAAAACGTGGTGCTAAGATTTGGATTCGTGTATTCCCTGATAAGCCAATTACCAGTAAGCCTCTTGAGGTTCGTATGGGTAAAGGTAAAGGGAGTGTTGAATATTGGGTTGCTCAAATTCAACCAGGTCGTATGATTTATGAAATGCAGGGTGTTGAGGAAACAGTTGCTCGTGAAGCTTTTGAGCTTGCAGCTGCTAAGTTACCATTTAAGACCCAGTTTGTAACAAGAACGGTGATGTAAGATGTCAGTAAAATCATTACAAGAAAAATCGGTTGATGAGTTACGCGCAGAGTTAATCGCTTTGTTGCAAGAGCAATTTAACTTAAGAATGCAACATGCAACTGGTCAGTTGAAAAATACTGCTCAATTGAAGGCCGTCCGTCGTTCTGTTGCAAGAGTTAAAACCATCATTCGTCAAAAAGTGAGTAAATAAGAATGTCTGGTACAGAAACAAAAGCACGTATGATGCAAGGAACAGTTGTTAGCAATAGCATGCAATCATCTATTGTTGTAAAAATTGATCGTTTCGTTAAGCATCCAAAGTATAAGAAGTTTATTAGAAAGTCTACAAAAGTTATGGCTCACGATGCTGAAAATGCATGTGAAGTTGGTGATACTGTTTCTATTAAAGAATGCAGACCATTATCAAAGAACAAAACTTGGACTTTAGTCAGTATTGACGCAAAAGCTAAACTTTAATATTTAACAATTTAAATTTTTAGCAAATAACCGCCAAAATAACCAAGCCATGAAAATGGGACTAGTTATTCTGGTGGTTTTTGTGCTATAATCGTTTTTTTTCACAATTTAAGTATGGAGTATCACCATGATTCAGATGCAAACAGTACTTGATGTTGCTGATAACAGTGGCGCTAAACGCGTTCAATGTATAAAAGTATTGGGCGGTTCAAAGCGTCGTTATGCTGGTATTGGTGATGTTATTAAGGTTGCAATTAAAGAAGCAGCCCCTCGTGGAAAGGTCAAGAAAGGTGATGTATACAATGCGGTTGTTGTCAGAACAGCTAAGGGTGTACGTCGTCCAGATGGTTCGTTAATTAAATTTGATGGCAATGCTGCTGTTATTCTTAATAACAAAAAAGAGCCAATTGGAACCCGTATCTTTGGACCAGTAACTCGTGAGCTAAGAAATGAAAAATTTATGAAAATTGTTTCATTAGCTCCTGAAGTGTTATAAGGATTTAGATAATGAATCGTTTGAAAAAAGGTGATGAAGTAATCATCATTACTGGTAGAGATAAAGCTAAGAAAGGTTCAATTTCTGCTGTTCTATCAGGTGACAAAGTAATCGTTGATGGTATTAACTTAGTCAAAAAGCATGTCAAAGCAAATCCAATGACTGGTGAGCAAGGTGGTATCGTTTCGAAAGAAATGCCTATTGCTGCATCAAATGTTGCTTTATATAACCCTGAAACACAAAAAGCTGACAAGGTCGGTGTACGTGTAGAAGATGGTGTTAAAGTGCGTTTCTTTAAATCTACAGGAAAAGCGGTTGACGCTTAATTAGGTTAGGAATATGGCAAGATTAAAAAAAATTTATAAAGAAGAAGTATTACCAAAGCTTATGGAAAAGTTTGGTTATTCTTCTCCTATGCAAGCACCTAAACTGTTAAAGATTACAGTTAACATGGGTGTCGGCGATGCAATTGCAGACAAGAAAGTTCTTGATAATGCAGTTGCTGATATGGAAGCAATTACAGGTCAAAAAGTTGTTCGCACCTTGGCTCGTAAATCAGTTGCTAGCTTTAAGGTCCGTGATGGATATCCTTTGGGTTGTAAAGTAACTTTACGTGGCGAAAAAATGTATGAATTTTTAGACCGTTTAGTGAATATTGCTTTACCACGCGTTAGAGACTTCCAAGGCGTCAATGCAAAAGCATTTGATGGCCGTGGTAACTATAACCTAGGTCTTAAAGAGCAAATCATTTTCCCTGAAATTGAATTTGAAAAAGTCGATAAGATTCGTGGTATGGATATTAACTTCGCTACAACTGCAGCAACAAATGAAGAAGCTAAAGCTTTATTAGAAGCATTTAACTTCCCGTTTAAGAAGTAAGGAGTATCTCGTGGCTAAGAAATCAATGATTGCTAGAGAGAACAAAAGAGCTGAGACTGTTGCTAAGTATGCTGATAAGCGTGCTGAATTAAAGGCTGCAACAGTTAATATCAATTTAAGTTATGAAGAGCGTTTAGATGCAATTGAGAAGTTAAGTAAACTACCTCGCAATTCTTCTTCAGTTCGTCAGCGTAACCGCTGTCGTTTGACTGGGCGCCCTCATGGTGTTTATAGAAAGTTTGGTTTATCACGTAACATGCTAAGAATTTTAGCAATGCAAGGTGATGTTCCAGGTTTAAGAAAAGCTAGTTGGTAAGGATTAAGTAATATGAGTATGTCTGATCCAATTGCGGATATGTTAACTCGCATCAGAAATGGCCAGATGGCTGGTCATTCAAATGTTGTCATTCCTTCTTCAAAAGTTAAGGTTGCCTTAGCTAAAGTTCTTAAAGATGAAGGTTATGTAAATACATATAGCATTAAAGAAGTAAACGGTAAGTCTGAGTTGTCTGTTGATCTTAAGTACTATGAAGGTAAGCCTGTCATAGAAATGATCAAGCGTGTTAGTAGACCAGGTTTACGTGTTTATAAAAATAAAAATGAATTACCACAAGTAATTGCTGGTATGGGTGTAGCTATTATTTCTACATCTCAAGGAATCATGTCTGATCGTCAAGCTCGTACTGCGGGTGTTGGTGGTGAGATTATTTGTTACGTTGCTTAAGGAGATTTAGATGTCAAGAATTGCAAAGTCTCCAATTACATTACCCTCTGGTGTTGATGTAAAAGTAAATGGAACAATGGTAACTGTTAAAGGCGCTAAGGCAACTTTGGAAAAACAGTTAAACAATAAAGTCGTTATTAACATTGCTGATAATGTAATCAATGTTAGTCCAGTCTCTGAAAGTATTGAAAACTGGGCACAAGCCGGAACTGCAAGAGCTTTAATCAATAATATGGTTAAAGGTGTAACAGTTGGTTTCGAAAAGAAACTTATTTTGGTTGGTGTTGGTTATCGTGCGAAAGCTGAAGGTCAAAATCTTAATTTGACATTAGGTTTTTCTCACCCAGTAAATCATGCAATCCCAGCTGGAATTACAGTTGAAACCCCAACACAGACAGAAATCTTAATTAAAGGTGCTGATAAACAGGTTGTTGGTCAAATTGCTTCAGAAATTCGTGGATACCGTCCTCCTGAGCCTTATAAAGGTAAGGGTGTTAAGTATTCTGATGAGTTTATTCTTCGCAAAGAAGCTAAGAAGAAATAGGTAGGGAATTGAAAATGGATAAAAAAACTACCAGACTTCGTAGAGCTAAAAAAGTAAGAGCTAAAATTGCTACTCAAAAAGTTGCACGCTTAAGTATCCACAGAACACCAAGACATATTTATGCGCAGTTGATTTCAGCTGATGGTGTGACTGTTGTTGCTTCAAGTTCTACTTTACAAGCAGAAGTCAAAAAAGAAATCAGCTATTCTGGTAACAAGGATGCTGCAAAAGTTGTTGGTAAATTCATCGCTGAAAAAGCAAAAGCTGCAGGTATTACTGCAGTTGCCTTTGATCGTTCTGGTTTTAAATACCATGGCCGTGTAAAAGATTTAGCTGATTCTGCGCGTGAAAACGGACTAGAGTTTTAATAAAAGGGTTCAAAATGTCTTCAAAGGAATTACAAGAAGGTCAAGATGGCCTAGTTGAAAAGCTCGTTTCTGTTCGCCGTGTTGCTAAAGTAGTAAAGGGTGGTCGTGTATTTGCGTTCTCAGCACTAACTGTTGTTGGTGATGGAGAAGGTCGAGTTGGTTATGGAAGTGGTAAGGCAAGTGAAGTTCCTGTTGCAATTAAAAAGGCAATGGAGCAAGCTCGTCGTAACATGAAGTCTGTTAGCTTAGATGGCAGCACTTTACAGTATCCAATTAACTTCAAGCAAGGTGCAGCTAACATTGTTATGATGCCAGCTTCTGAAGGTACTGGTGTTATTGCTGGTGGTGCAATGCGTGCTGTTCTTGAAGCAGCGGGTGTTAAGGATGTATTGGCTAAATGTATCGGTACAACTAGACCTGTAAACGTAGTACGTTCAACCGTAAATGCATTAACTGGAATGAGCAGCCCAGAACTAATCGCGGCAAAACGTGGTAAAACTGTTGCTGAAATTTTAGGTGAATAAGATGGCTGATCAAAAAAAATTAAGTGTTACTTTGGTTAAAAGTTCTATTGGTCGTATTCCTAAGCATGTAGCATGCGTTAAGGGTTTAGGTCTTAGAAGAATGCACCATACTGTAACGGTTATTGATACTCCTGAAAATCGTGGAATGATCAATAAAGTTTCATATATGTTAAAAGTTGAGGAAGCATAAGATGCAACTAAATACTTTACAACCCGCTGAAGGCGCTAAAAAAGCCTATAAGCGTAGAGGTCGTGGACAAGGTTCTGGCTTAGGTAAGATGGGTGGCCGTGGTCACAAGGGACAAAAGTCTCGTTCTGGTGGTATGCCAAGAATCGGTTTTGAAGGTGGTCAAATGCCTTTACAACGTCGTCTACCAAAAGTTGGTTTCACGTCACGCAAAGCAGCAAGCGTTGCAGAGATTCGTTTAGATACCTTGTCTAAAATTGATGCTGAAATTATTGATGTTGCCGTTTTAAAAGCAGCAGATTTTTTTTCTGACACAATTAAAGAAGTTAAGGTAATCAATTCTGGCGAATTAACAAAAGCAGTAAAATTGTCAGGTTTGAGAATTACAGAATCGGCTAAATCAGCTGTTTTAGCAGCCGGTGGTTCAGTCGAGTAATTTATGAAGAGTCAAGCAAGCGTATCAAGTGGAGCTGGTGAGTTAAAAAATAAAATATTTTTTGTACTTGCTGCTCTCATTATTTATAGATTAGGAACTCATGTTCCTGTTCCTTTAATTGATCCAATTGCTCTGGCTGCAATGTTTGAACAACAAAAAGGTACCATTCTTGACATGTTTAACATGTTTTCGGGTGGTGCCTTGCAACGTTTATCTATTCTGGCTTTAGGGATTATGCCCTATATTTCAGCATCTATCATTATGCAGCTTTTAACGGTGGTTTCCCCAACCTTAGAGCAGATTAAAAAAGATGGTGAAGCAGGTCGTCGTAAAATCACCCAATATACTCGTTATGGAACAGTTGTATTAG
Encoded proteins:
- the rplP gene encoding 50S ribosomal protein L16, coding for MLLPKRTKFRKVHKGRNRGLALVGNKVSFGEFGLKAVERGRMTSRQIEAGRRVMTRKVKRGAKIWIRVFPDKPITSKPLEVRMGKGKGSVEYWVAQIQPGRMIYEMQGVEETVAREAFELAAAKLPFKTQFVTRTVM
- the rpmC gene encoding 50S ribosomal protein L29; the encoded protein is MSVKSLQEKSVDELRAELIALLQEQFNLRMQHATGQLKNTAQLKAVRRSVARVKTIIRQKVSK
- the rpsQ gene encoding 30S ribosomal protein S17; this translates as MSGTETKARMMQGTVVSNSMQSSIVVKIDRFVKHPKYKKFIRKSTKVMAHDAENACEVGDTVSIKECRPLSKNKTWTLVSIDAKAKL
- the rplN gene encoding 50S ribosomal protein L14, giving the protein MIQMQTVLDVADNSGAKRVQCIKVLGGSKRRYAGIGDVIKVAIKEAAPRGKVKKGDVYNAVVVRTAKGVRRPDGSLIKFDGNAAVILNNKKEPIGTRIFGPVTRELRNEKFMKIVSLAPEVL
- the rplX gene encoding 50S ribosomal protein L24, giving the protein MNRLKKGDEVIIITGRDKAKKGSISAVLSGDKVIVDGINLVKKHVKANPMTGEQGGIVSKEMPIAASNVALYNPETQKADKVGVRVEDGVKVRFFKSTGKAVDA
- the rplE gene encoding 50S ribosomal protein L5 translates to MARLKKIYKEEVLPKLMEKFGYSSPMQAPKLLKITVNMGVGDAIADKKVLDNAVADMEAITGQKVVRTLARKSVASFKVRDGYPLGCKVTLRGEKMYEFLDRLVNIALPRVRDFQGVNAKAFDGRGNYNLGLKEQIIFPEIEFEKVDKIRGMDINFATTAATNEEAKALLEAFNFPFKK
- the rpsN gene encoding 30S ribosomal protein S14; the encoded protein is MAKKSMIARENKRAETVAKYADKRAELKAATVNINLSYEERLDAIEKLSKLPRNSSSVRQRNRCRLTGRPHGVYRKFGLSRNMLRILAMQGDVPGLRKASW
- the rpsH gene encoding 30S ribosomal protein S8, translated to MSMSDPIADMLTRIRNGQMAGHSNVVIPSSKVKVALAKVLKDEGYVNTYSIKEVNGKSELSVDLKYYEGKPVIEMIKRVSRPGLRVYKNKNELPQVIAGMGVAIISTSQGIMSDRQARTAGVGGEIICYVA
- the rplF gene encoding 50S ribosomal protein L6 yields the protein MSRIAKSPITLPSGVDVKVNGTMVTVKGAKATLEKQLNNKVVINIADNVINVSPVSESIENWAQAGTARALINNMVKGVTVGFEKKLILVGVGYRAKAEGQNLNLTLGFSHPVNHAIPAGITVETPTQTEILIKGADKQVVGQIASEIRGYRPPEPYKGKGVKYSDEFILRKEAKKK
- the rplR gene encoding 50S ribosomal protein L18, translating into MDKKTTRLRRAKKVRAKIATQKVARLSIHRTPRHIYAQLISADGVTVVASSSTLQAEVKKEISYSGNKDAAKVVGKFIAEKAKAAGITAVAFDRSGFKYHGRVKDLADSARENGLEF
- the rpsE gene encoding 30S ribosomal protein S5, yielding MSSKELQEGQDGLVEKLVSVRRVAKVVKGGRVFAFSALTVVGDGEGRVGYGSGKASEVPVAIKKAMEQARRNMKSVSLDGSTLQYPINFKQGAANIVMMPASEGTGVIAGGAMRAVLEAAGVKDVLAKCIGTTRPVNVVRSTVNALTGMSSPELIAAKRGKTVAEILGE
- the rpmD gene encoding 50S ribosomal protein L30; its protein translation is MADQKKLSVTLVKSSIGRIPKHVACVKGLGLRRMHHTVTVIDTPENRGMINKVSYMLKVEEA
- the rplO gene encoding 50S ribosomal protein L15, with protein sequence MQLNTLQPAEGAKKAYKRRGRGQGSGLGKMGGRGHKGQKSRSGGMPRIGFEGGQMPLQRRLPKVGFTSRKAASVAEIRLDTLSKIDAEIIDVAVLKAADFFSDTIKEVKVINSGELTKAVKLSGLRITESAKSAVLAAGGSVE